The proteins below are encoded in one region of bacterium:
- a CDS encoding HAMP domain-containing histidine kinase → MKLRLSLRARIIILFSLITIILAGVMSQVSYYTVRAIYLDQLTDQVNLITRLIVDGLNTKFLPFLTVQDSKSAAHSYYKDYLQNRQTDLQLQNIFIFNTALETVLSSDTSDTRGVLEPILLINRTEIERLTIGQSVTSLPFNTQDGHWYLWGFYRLDENHFLGIRENADRLAKVEDLSWIFVWIGAGGIVLTIFSALFVSRTLAKPVYSLVEFSKLLGKGDWNTPVPKGIKGELSILAQAMDGMRGDLVQRQKEKETMLAQIAHEIRNPLGGVELLAGLIKEDLNRDQKNVSYAQKILDEITGLKSLINAYINYGRPATPESEWVNIPHFVKDVKEVFKKELQEKKLRCEYEGSAALIWFDPHHFRQILINLIANAIHIMPSGGLIMIRSYIHGSLIMVEIIDEGPGVPGPNPERVFEPFYTTQAQGAGLGLAICKKLCAENNAAIHLQNNAHKGCTFTITKKLNISVY, encoded by the coding sequence ATGAAACTACGACTGTCGCTCAGAGCACGTATTATAATTTTGTTCAGCCTTATTACAATTATATTAGCCGGTGTCATGTCTCAAGTCAGTTACTACACTGTACGAGCGATTTATTTGGATCAACTCACAGACCAGGTTAACTTGATTACGCGTTTGATTGTCGATGGACTCAATACGAAGTTTTTGCCTTTCCTGACCGTACAGGATTCGAAGAGTGCCGCTCACAGCTATTACAAAGATTATCTTCAGAACCGACAAACCGACCTCCAATTGCAAAATATTTTCATTTTCAATACAGCACTAGAAACGGTTCTCTCTTCCGATACATCTGACACGCGTGGGGTGCTTGAGCCTATCTTGCTAATCAATCGTACTGAGATCGAAAGGCTTACGATCGGTCAATCGGTGACATCATTACCATTTAACACGCAAGACGGCCATTGGTATTTGTGGGGTTTTTACCGTTTAGACGAAAATCATTTTTTGGGAATACGCGAAAATGCCGACCGACTCGCCAAAGTCGAAGACTTATCATGGATTTTTGTATGGATCGGGGCTGGAGGAATTGTACTTACTATTTTCAGTGCGCTTTTTGTAAGCCGGACATTAGCTAAACCGGTATACAGCTTGGTAGAGTTTAGTAAGTTGCTTGGGAAAGGCGATTGGAATACCCCCGTTCCGAAAGGAATCAAAGGTGAATTATCGATACTGGCACAAGCAATGGATGGAATGAGGGGCGACCTTGTACAACGCCAAAAAGAGAAAGAAACTATGTTGGCACAAATTGCACATGAAATCCGTAATCCTTTGGGCGGTGTGGAACTTCTGGCAGGCCTGATCAAAGAAGATTTGAATCGTGACCAAAAAAACGTCAGTTATGCACAGAAAATTCTAGACGAAATTACCGGACTAAAATCGCTGATCAATGCTTACATCAATTACGGTCGCCCCGCAACTCCTGAATCGGAATGGGTGAATATTCCGCATTTCGTCAAAGACGTCAAAGAAGTATTCAAAAAAGAACTACAGGAAAAAAAGCTGCGGTGTGAATATGAAGGCTCTGCCGCATTGATCTGGTTCGATCCCCATCATTTCCGGCAAATTTTAATTAACTTAATTGCCAATGCGATCCACATCATGCCATCCGGCGGTTTGATTATGATACGTTCTTACATTCACGGTTCTCTCATTATGGTAGAGATAATTGACGAAGGCCCCGGTGTACCGGGCCCTAATCCCGAAAGAGTATTCGAACCCTTTTATACAACGCAAGCTCAAGGCGCTGGACTTGGACTCGCTATTTGCAAAAAACTGTGCGCAGAAAATAACGCGGCAATTCATTTGCAGAATAACGCTCACAAAGGCTGCACGTTTACGATCACTAAAAAACTCA